One Lacunisphaera limnophila DNA window includes the following coding sequences:
- the hisS gene encoding histidine--tRNA ligase translates to MAGFQSLPGFRDFYPEDFSRRQHIFRGWRSAATAFGFQEYDAPVLEPLELYTTKSGEEIEGQLFSFTDKGGREVSLRPEMTPTVCRMVGANANALKRPIKWFSIGEFYRYERAQKGRLRAFNQFNADIFGEAGPEAEIELIALLIQCLAGFGLTKDDFYVRLSDRNLWFFFLEALGFDEAQTRGILGAVDRFEKMGDDAFKGYSEAHGALDEGKKQRILGFLKIKSLAELEAALAPFPSEKITARLADWRKVLGGVGAMGLQDFIAVDLGVVRGLAYYTGFVFEAFDRKGDLRALAGGGRYNDLVKKLGGPDLPAVGFAIGDVTTGLLLEQRGLAPAFVNAPDVYVVIGGEAERTAAFADIQRLRAAGMRVDYPFKDLAFGKQFKAAAESGAKFALIYGGDELAKGVVKIRTMADRSEHEVPRAGVLAAVVVLVGK, encoded by the coding sequence ATGGCCGGCTTTCAGTCGCTCCCAGGCTTCCGGGATTTTTATCCGGAAGATTTTTCCCGTCGTCAGCACATCTTCCGTGGCTGGCGTTCGGCTGCCACCGCGTTTGGGTTTCAGGAATATGATGCCCCGGTGTTGGAACCCCTTGAGCTGTATACGACCAAGTCGGGAGAGGAGATCGAGGGGCAGTTGTTCAGTTTCACGGACAAGGGCGGTCGCGAGGTGTCGTTGCGGCCGGAAATGACCCCGACGGTGTGCCGGATGGTCGGGGCCAATGCCAACGCGTTGAAGCGGCCGATCAAGTGGTTCAGCATCGGCGAGTTTTACCGCTACGAGCGCGCGCAGAAGGGCCGCTTAAGGGCCTTCAATCAATTTAATGCGGATATCTTCGGCGAGGCGGGCCCGGAGGCGGAGATCGAGCTGATCGCCCTGCTGATCCAGTGTCTGGCGGGTTTCGGCCTGACGAAGGATGATTTCTACGTGCGGCTGAGTGACCGGAACCTGTGGTTCTTTTTCCTGGAGGCGCTCGGTTTTGATGAGGCCCAGACGCGGGGCATTTTGGGCGCGGTGGACCGTTTTGAGAAGATGGGCGACGATGCCTTCAAGGGCTACAGCGAGGCGCACGGCGCGCTCGATGAGGGCAAGAAGCAGCGGATCCTGGGATTTCTGAAGATCAAGAGCCTGGCGGAGCTGGAGGCGGCGCTGGCGCCGTTCCCGTCCGAGAAGATCACCGCCCGCCTCGCCGACTGGCGCAAGGTGCTGGGCGGCGTGGGCGCGATGGGCTTGCAGGATTTCATCGCCGTGGACCTCGGCGTAGTGCGCGGCCTGGCCTACTACACGGGTTTCGTGTTCGAGGCCTTTGACCGGAAGGGCGACCTGCGGGCGCTGGCCGGCGGCGGGCGCTACAATGATCTGGTGAAGAAGCTCGGCGGCCCGGACCTGCCGGCGGTGGGTTTTGCCATCGGTGACGTGACGACGGGGCTGTTGCTGGAGCAGCGCGGCCTGGCGCCGGCCTTCGTGAATGCGCCGGATGTGTACGTCGTGATCGGCGGCGAGGCGGAGCGGACGGCGGCCTTTGCCGACATCCAGCGGCTGCGCGCGGCCGGGATGCGGGTCGACTATCCCTTCAAGGACCTGGCCTTCGGCAAGCAGTTCAAGGCGGCCGCGGAGTCGGGGGCGAAATTCGCGCTGATCTACGGCGGTGACGAACTGGCCAAGGGTGTGGTGAAGATCCGGACCATGGCCGATCGCAGCGAGCACGAGGTGCCGCGGGCCGGGGTGCTGGCCGCGGTGGTGGTGCTCGTGGGCAAGTAG
- a CDS encoding HU family DNA-binding protein, translating into MKFNPRQAMSTNLTKREIVLEIYEKTGFPQKQIQDTVQMTLDIVMDALAAGRNVELRNFGVLEVQVRKARVGRNPNKPETEVVIPERAVVKFKSGKILKQKIKALSLEKLKSNPPPAASAD; encoded by the coding sequence ATCAAATTTAACCCCCGCCAAGCCATGTCCACCAACCTGACCAAACGTGAGATCGTCCTGGAAATCTACGAGAAGACCGGGTTTCCGCAGAAACAAATTCAAGACACGGTCCAGATGACCCTTGATATCGTGATGGATGCGCTGGCCGCCGGCCGCAACGTCGAGCTCCGTAACTTCGGTGTGTTGGAGGTTCAGGTGCGCAAAGCCCGGGTGGGCCGCAACCCGAACAAGCCCGAGACCGAGGTCGTCATTCCGGAGCGGGCCGTGGTGAAGTTCAAGTCGGGTAAGATTCTGAAGCAGAAGATCAAGGCGCTGAGCCTCGAGAAGCTGAAGTCCAATCCGCCGCCGGCCGCCTCGGCTGACTAA
- the erpA gene encoding iron-sulfur cluster insertion protein ErpA produces MITLTSRAARQVQTMHAAQGDPQKKLRVFVEGGGCSGFQYGMSFDLPKAEDQTIESEGVQVLLDPTSLAYLSGTSIDFDDGLQGKGFEIRNPNAQSTCGCGKSFN; encoded by the coding sequence ATGATCACCCTGACATCCCGTGCCGCCCGCCAGGTGCAGACCATGCATGCCGCCCAGGGCGATCCGCAGAAAAAATTGCGGGTCTTCGTCGAAGGCGGCGGGTGTTCCGGGTTCCAGTATGGCATGTCATTCGACCTGCCGAAGGCCGAGGACCAGACGATCGAGAGCGAAGGCGTGCAGGTGCTGCTGGATCCGACGAGTCTGGCCTACCTGAGCGGGACGAGCATCGATTTCGACGACGGTCTGCAGGGCAAGGGATTTGAGATCCGCAATCCGAACGCGCAGAGCACGTGCGGGTGCGGGAAGTCGTTTAACTGA
- a CDS encoding serine/threonine protein kinase, which produces MSALKNIFTELQYDLTRKLAEGGMGVVYEATQKGSGNFRKTVAIKLIREEYSSIPEFQKNFIGEARLVADLIHTNIVQTYHLGQIGGQYFMTMEFVRGVNLEQLIERHAELGRQIPVDMAVFIASRVCRGLSYAHNKRDADGRLLGIVHRDVNPKNVMLAVEGDVKLTDFGIAKALDLMYNEEGKVIPGKDEYLSTEGASYAVTDGRSDLFSLGIVLTETLLGRNIFRGASRLESRRNILTMPLPKFATLRSDIDPKLEAILARILQRDRDKRYQSAYELLTDLELYLYSDRYGPTNEKLAVYLAEIFPPDKPGSAPSFPSIFQARA; this is translated from the coding sequence GTGTCAGCGCTCAAGAACATCTTCACCGAACTCCAGTACGACCTGACCCGCAAGCTCGCCGAAGGCGGTATGGGCGTCGTCTACGAGGCCACCCAAAAGGGTTCGGGTAATTTCCGCAAGACCGTTGCCATCAAGCTGATCCGCGAGGAATACTCCAGCATCCCCGAGTTCCAGAAGAACTTCATCGGCGAGGCCCGCCTTGTGGCCGACCTCATCCATACCAACATCGTCCAGACCTACCACCTCGGCCAGATCGGGGGGCAGTATTTCATGACGATGGAATTTGTCCGCGGCGTGAATTTGGAGCAACTGATCGAGCGCCACGCCGAACTCGGCCGCCAGATCCCCGTGGACATGGCGGTCTTCATCGCCTCCCGCGTCTGCCGCGGTCTCAGCTACGCCCACAACAAGCGCGACGCCGACGGCCGCCTCCTCGGCATCGTCCACCGCGACGTCAACCCGAAGAACGTCATGCTCGCCGTCGAGGGCGACGTGAAGCTCACCGACTTCGGCATCGCGAAGGCCCTCGACCTGATGTATAACGAGGAAGGCAAGGTCATCCCCGGCAAGGATGAGTACCTCTCCACCGAGGGCGCCAGCTACGCCGTCACCGACGGCCGTTCCGACCTCTTCTCCCTCGGCATCGTGCTCACGGAGACCCTGCTCGGCCGCAATATTTTCCGCGGCGCCAGCCGCCTCGAGTCGCGCCGCAACATCCTCACGATGCCGCTGCCGAAGTTCGCCACCCTGCGCAGCGACATCGACCCCAAACTCGAGGCCATCCTCGCCCGGATCCTCCAGCGCGACCGCGACAAGCGCTACCAGTCCGCCTACGAGCTCCTCACCGACCTCGAGCTCTACCTTTACAGCGACCGCTATGGTCCCACCAACGAGAAGCTCGCGGTCTACCTGGCCGAGATCTTCCCCCCTGATAAACCCGGCTCGGCCCCGTCGTTTCCCAGCATCTTTCAGGCCCGGGCATAA
- the ubiE gene encoding bifunctional demethylmenaquinone methyltransferase/2-methoxy-6-polyprenyl-1,4-benzoquinol methylase UbiE has product MPDPKAVNTMFARIAGRYDLANHLLSGGVDFWWRQKLVRAVHDSHSRVILDLATGSGDVAFALADGLPPGTRITGMDFCQPMLDQAVLKQAHNPRWAPLAFKPGDGLALPLPDHGFDAVTISFGLRNMADRHKSLTEMRRVLRPGGRLFVLEFSQPYFWFRPFYYAYLKFILPTVAGLVTGDRSAYEYLGGSIEQFPDRAAMSAEISRAGFTSVRATPLTFGIVALHEATA; this is encoded by the coding sequence ATGCCCGATCCCAAGGCCGTCAACACCATGTTTGCCCGTATCGCGGGGCGTTATGACCTCGCCAACCACCTCCTGAGCGGGGGTGTGGACTTCTGGTGGCGGCAAAAACTCGTCCGGGCCGTCCATGACTCGCACAGCCGGGTGATTTTGGATCTCGCTACGGGTAGCGGAGATGTGGCTTTCGCTTTGGCCGACGGCCTCCCGCCTGGCACCCGCATCACCGGGATGGACTTTTGCCAGCCCATGTTGGACCAAGCCGTCCTCAAACAGGCCCACAACCCCCGCTGGGCCCCCCTGGCCTTTAAACCGGGCGACGGCCTGGCCCTCCCCCTCCCCGACCACGGTTTCGACGCGGTCACCATCTCCTTCGGCCTGCGCAACATGGCCGACCGGCACAAGTCCCTGACCGAGATGCGCCGGGTCCTGCGGCCCGGCGGCCGGCTCTTCGTCCTCGAATTCTCCCAACCCTACTTCTGGTTCCGCCCGTTCTATTACGCGTACCTGAAATTCATCCTGCCCACCGTCGCCGGCCTCGTGACGGGCGACCGCTCGGCCTACGAATACCTGGGCGGGTCGATCGAACAATTCCCCGACCGCGCCGCCATGAGCGCCGAGATCAGTCGCGCCGGCTTCACCTCGGTCCGCGCCACCCCCCTGACCTTCGGCATCGTGGCCCTCCACGAGGCCACGGCCTGA